The Schizosaccharomyces pombe strain 972h- genome assembly, chromosome: I genome contains a region encoding:
- the scs7 gene encoding ER sphingosine hydroxylase Scs7 — protein sequence MASVTSEKCVILSDGTEYDVTNYLVANKDAADLLRRYHRQEVADILNATSKSKHSEAVVEILKSAKVPLKNKEFSDLVDQNIGVGYGNEFIVKPTDLDKDFEKNHFLDLKKPLLPQILFGNIKKDVYLDQVHRPRHYRGSGSAPLFGNFLEPLTKTPWYMIPLIWVPCVTYGFLYACTGIPFSVAITFFIIGLFTWTLVEYTMHRFLFHLDEYTPDHPIFLTMHFAFHGCHHFLPADKYRLVMPPALFLIFATPWYHFIQLVLPHYIGVAGFSGAILGYVFYDLTHYFLHHRRMPNAYLTDLKTWHLDHHYKDYKSAYGITSWFWDRVFGTEGPLFNEQGKISTKAK from the exons ATGGCCTCTGTTACTAGTGAAAAGTGTGTTATCCTTTCTGACGGCACTGAATACGATG TCACCAACTACTTGGTTGCCAACAAGGACGCTGCTGACTTGCTTCGTCGCTATCACCGCCAAGAGGTTGCTGATATCCTTAATGCTACCTCCAAGTCCAAGCACTCTGAAGCTGTTGTTGAGATCTTGAAAAGTGCTAAGGTTCCTTTGAAGAATAAGGAATTCAGTGATCTTGTCGACCAGAACATTGGTGTCGGTTATGGCAATGAATTCATTGTCAAGCCTACCGATCTTGACAAGGATTTCGAGAAGAACCATTTCCTTGACCTCAAGAAGCCTTTATTGCCCcaaattttgtttggtaACATCAAGAAGGATGTTTATTTGGACCAAGTTCACCGTCCCCGTCATTACCGTGGCAGCGGTTCTGCTCCTTTGTTTGGAAACTTTTTGGAGCCTCTTACCAAGACCCCTTGGTATATGATTCCATTGATTTGGGTTCCCTGTGTCACTTATGGATTCTTGTACGCCTGTACCGGAATTCCCTTCTCTGTTGCTATCaccttcttcatcattGGATTATTCACCTGGACTTTGGTTGAATATACTATGCATCGTTTCCTCTTCCACTTGGATGAGTACACCCCTGATCATCCTATTTTCTTGACTATGCACTTCGCATTCCACGGTTGCCACCACTTCTTACCTGCTGACAAGTACCGTCTTGTAATGCCTCCTGCTTTGTTCCTTATCTTTGCCACTCCCTGGTATCACTTTATTCAACTTGTTCTTCCTCACTACATTGGTGTTGCTGGTTTCTCTGGTGCCATTCTTGGTTACGTTTTCTACGATCTTACCCACTATTTCTTACATCACCGTCGTATGCCCAATGCTTACTTGACTGATTTGAAGACCTGGCATTTGGACCATCACTACAAGGATTACAAGTCTGCCTATGGTATCACCAGCTGGTTTTGGGACCGTGTTTTTGGAACTGAGGGACCTCTTTTCAACGAACAGGGAAAGATCAGCACTAAGGCTAAGTAG
- the hta2 gene encoding histone H2A beta, protein MSGGKSGGKAAVAKSAQSRSAKAGLAFPVGRVHRLLRKGNYAQRVGAGAPVYLAAVLEYLAAEILELAGNAARDNKKTRIIPRHLQLAIRNDEELNKLLGHVTIAQGGVVPNINAHLLPKQSGKGKPSQEL, encoded by the coding sequence ATGTCTGGAGGTAAATCTGGTGGTAAGGCCGCAGTCGCCAAGTCTGCTCAATCTCGTTCCGCTAAGGCTGGTTTGGCCTTCCCTGTCGGTCGTGTTCATCGTTTGTTGCGTAAGGGTAATTATGCTCAACGTGTTGGTGCTGGTGCTCCCGTTTACTTGGCTGCCGTCTTGGAGTATTTAGCTGCCGAAATCCTCGAATTGGCCGGTAATGCTGCTCGTGATAACAAGAAGACTCGTATCATTCCCCGTCATCTTCAATTGGCTATTCGCAATGACGAAGAATTGAACAAACTACTTGGTCATGTTACTATTGCCCAGGGTGGTGTTGTACCTAATATCAACGCTCATCTCTTGCCCAAACAATCTGGTAAGGGCAAGCCTAGCCAAGAGCTTTAA
- the cpy1 gene encoding vacuolar carboxypeptidase Y, whose translation MLMKQTFLYFLLTCVVSAQFNGYVPPEQNGGDIVVPKDFYEKFGEDFIREQEESSAPLMNPVPERDEAEAPHHPKGHHEFNDDFEDDTALEHPGFKDKLDSFLQPARDFLHTVSDRLDNIFDDDEDEHVREKRPHDSADEDAPRRKHGKCKGKGKHHKGKHAKGKGKKSHPKPEDDSVFFDDERPKHHEFDDEDREFPAHHEPGEHMPPPPMHHKPGEHMPPPPMHHEPGEHMPPPPMHHEPGEHMPPPPMHHEPGEHMPPPPMHHEPGEHMPPPPMHHEPGEHMPPPPMHHEPGEHMPPPPMHHEPGEHMPPPPMHHEPGEHMPPPPMHHEPGEHMPPPPFKHHELEEHEGPEHHRGPEDKEHHKGPKDKEHHKGPKDKEHHKGPKDKEHHKGPKDKEHHKGPKDKEHHKGPKDKEHHQGPKEKHNERPEQNMQSSHELLVIEAFADLINSVPVEEIAEEFSRFLDTLGIEYYGNIPVHIQENAPKDSSIPPLFEFDDDLELSDLTPEQFAYLEMLKAEGIDPMTAFRDQSHPAKPSNAQPADSSRPYAVFSQEENGEHVNLKAFPDHTLRVKDSKPESLGIDTVKQYTGYLDVEDDRHLFFWFFESRNDPENDPVVLWLNGGPGCSSLTGLFMELGPSSINIETLKPEYNPHSWNSNASVIFLDQPINTGFSNGDDSVLDTVTAGKDVYAFLNLFFAKFPQYAHLDFHIAGESYAGHYIPQFAKEIMEHNQGANFFVASGYEMEKQYINLKSVLIGNGLTDPLVQYYFYGKMACESPYGPIMSQEECDRITGAYDTCAKLITGCYQTGFTPVCIGASLYCNNAMIGPFTKTGLNIYDIREECRDQEHLCYPETGAIESYLNQEFVQEALGVEYDYKGCNTEVNIGFLFKGDWMRKTFRDDVTAILEAGLPVLIYAGDADYICNYMGNEAWTDALEWAGQREFYEAELKPWSPNGKEAGRGKSFKNFGYLRLYEAGHMVPFNQPEASLEMLNSWIDGSLFA comes from the coding sequence ATGTTAATGAAACAAACCTTCTTGTACTTTTTGCTCACTTGCGTCGTATCCGCTCAGTTTAACGGTTATGTTCCTCCTGAGCAAAATGGTGGTGATATCGTCGTTCCCAAAGATTTTTACGAGAAATTTGGGGAGGATTTCATCCGTGAGCAAGAGGAAAGCTCTGCTCCTCTTATGAATCCCGTTCCCGAGCGTGATGAAGCTGAGGCTCCTCATCACCCCAAGGGTCATCACGAGTTTAATGATGACTTTGAAGATGATACTGCCTTAGAACACCCTGGATTTAAAGACAAGCTTGACTCTTTCCTTCAGCCTGCTCGTGATTTCCTTCACACCGTTTCTGATCGTCTCGACAATATCTTTGACGATGATGAGGATGAACACGTTCGCGAGAAGCGCCCTCATGACTCAGCTGATGAGGATGCTCCCCGCAGAAAGCACGGTAAATGCaaaggaaaaggaaagcACCATAAGGGTAAACATGCTAAGGGAAAGGGAAAGAAGTCTCACCCTAAACCCGAGGATGACtctgttttctttgatGACGAGCGTCCCAAGCATCATGAATTTGACGATGAGGATCGAGAGTTCCCTGCTCATCACGAGCCTGGTGAGCACATGCCTCCTCCTCCTATGCACCACAAGCCCGGTGAGCACATGCCTCCTCCTCCTATGCACCACGAACCTGGAGAGCACATGCCTCCTCCTCCTATGCACCACGAACCTGGAGAGCACATGCCTCCTCCTCCTATGCACCACGAACCTGGAGAGCACATGCCTCCTCCTCCTATGCACCACGAACCTGGAGAGCACATGCCTCCTCCTCCTATGCATCACGAGCCTGGAGAGCACATGCCTCCTCCTCCTATGCACCACGAACCTGGAGAGCACATGCCTCCTCCTCCTATGCACCACGAACCTGGAGAGCACATGCCTCCTCCTCCTATGCATCACGAGCCTGGAGAGCACATGCCTCCTCCTCCTATGCATCACGAGCCTGGAGAGCACATGCCTCCTCCTCCTTTCAAACACCATGAGCTTGAGGAGCATGAAGGTCCTGAGCATCATCGTGGACCTGAGGACAAGGAACACCATAAGGGACCCAAGGATAAGGAGCACCATAAGGGACCTAAGGATAAGGAGCACCATAAGGGACCTAAGGATAAGGAGCACCATAAGGGACCTAAGGATAAGGAGCACCACAAGGGACCTAAGGACAAGGAGCACCACAAGGGACCTAAGGACAAGGAGCACCATCAAGGACCTAAGGAGAAGCACAACGAACGTCCTGAGCAAAACATGCAAAGTTCTCATGAGCTTTTGGTCATTGAGGCTTTCGCTGACCTCATCAATTCTGTTCctgttgaagaaattgcCGAAGAGTTTTCTCGCTTTTTAGACACTCTTGGTATTGAATACTATGGTAACATTCCTGTACATATTCAAGAAAATGCCCCAAAGGATTCATCAATTCCCCCCCTATTTGAATTCGACGATGATTTGGAGTTGAGTGATCTCACTCCTGAACAATTTGCCTACCTTGAAATGCTCAAGGCTGAAGGTATTGATCCTATGACTGCTTTCCGTGACCAGAGTCATCCTGCTAAGCCATCTAATGCTCAACCTGCTGATTCTTCACGTCCCTACGCTGTTTTTTCACAAGAAGAGAATGGTGAACATGTAAATTTAAAGGCTTTCCCTGATCACACTCTTCGCGTTAAAGATTCCAAACCTGAATCACTTGGTATTGACACTGTTAAGCAATACACCGGTTACTTAGATGTCGAAGATGACAGACATCTTTTCTTCTGGTTCTTTGAATCTAGAAATGATCCCGAGAATGATCCCGTCGTGTTGTGGTTGAACGGTGGTCCTGGTTGCTCTTCCCTTACTGGTTTGTTCATGGAATTAGGTCCTTCTTCAATCAACATTGAGACTCTTAAACCCGAATATAACCCTCACAGTTGGAACTCCAATGCTTCAGTTATCTTTTTGGATCAACCTATCAACACGGGTTTCAGCAACGGAGATGACTCGGTTCTTGACACTGTTACGGCTGGTAAGGATGTTTATGCATTCTTGAACCTTTTCTTTGCCAAGTTCCCTCAGTACGCTCATTTGGACTTTCACATTGCTGGTGAATCCTATGCTGGCCATTACATCCCCCAGTTTGCCAAGGAAATTATGGAGCATAACCAAGGTGCTAACTTCTTTGTTGCCAGCGGCTATGAAATGGAGAAGCAATACATCAATTTGAAGAGTGTCTTGATTGGAAATGGTTTGACTGATCCTTTGGTCCAATACTACTTTTACGGAAAAATGGCTTGCGAGAGCCCTTACGGTCCTATTATGTCCCAAGAGGAATGTGATCGCATTACTGGTGCCTATGATACCTGCGCTAAGCTAATCACTGGCTGTTACCAGACTGGCTTTACTCCTGTTTGCATTGGTGCCTCTTTGTATTGCAATAACGCTATGATTGGACCATTTACTAAGACTGGACTCAACATTTATGATATTCGTGAAGAATGCCGTGACCAAGAGCACTTATGCTACCCCGAAACCGGTGCAATTGAGAGTTACTTGAACCAAGAATTTGTTCAAGAAGCTTTGGGAGTTGAATACGATTACAAGGGATGCAATACTGAAGTAAACATTGGTTTCCTTTTCAAGGGTGACTGGATGCGTAAGACTTTCCGTGACGATGTCACCGCAATCTTAGAAGCTGGCCTACCCGTTCTTATCTATGCCGGTGATGCTGACTACATTTGCAATTACATGGGCAATGAAGCTTGGACCGACGCACTTGAGTGGGCTGGTCAACGTGAGTTTTATGAGGCCGAATTGAAGCCTTGGAGTCCTAATGGAAAGGAAGCTGGTCGTGGTAAgtctttcaaaaactttggTTATCTTCGCCTCTACGAAGCTGGACACATGGTTCCTTTCAACCAACCCGAAGCTAGTTTAGAAATGTTGAACAGCTGGATAGATGGTTCTCTTTTTGCTTAA
- the erh1 gene encoding protein erh1, which produces MSPPPAESHIILLIQQGSDPKTRIWSDHCSLRSAIEYIVGVYQTNQAVSEKESIDVSRFFNFFDEIYDCVPLVYDRHFRAYIPHEKQWLLHHAQEYLTAARQIP; this is translated from the exons ATGTCGCCTCCACCAGCAGAATCTCATAT cattttattaatacaACAAGGA TCGGATCCAAAAACTCGTATATGGAGCGACCATTGCAGCTTGCGTTCTGCTATTGAGT ATATAGTCGGTGTTTACCAAACAAATCAAG CAGTCAGCGAAAAGGAATCTATTGATGTCTCAAGgtttttcaactttttcgACGAGATCTATGATTGCGTTCCTTTGGTATACGATCGGCATTTTCGTGCATATA TTCCCCATGAAAAGCAATGGTTGTTACACCATGCTCAAGAATATCTCACAGCTGCTAGACAGATCCCTTAA
- a CDS encoding NADH/NADPH-dependent indole-3-acetaldehyde reductase AKR3C2 encodes MLIAAMGPKIPVPAYGVGTALFKKEKGEINRTIVDSVKNALAAGFIHIDCAEVYGNEEEVGVALKEANVPRSKLFITSKVMHNVDNIPEALNESLRKLGTDYLDLYLLHSPIPFYEKKIPISEGWKAMETALGTGLVHSVGVSNFRIPDLEELLKTSTITPRVNQIEFHPQVYKAAKPLVEFCQSKGIIVEGYGPLSPLVRDAQGPVAEFTKSLESKYHVSDTQILLKWAYSKGVIPITTTSKIERMKECLNFDSFTLDKADIDELGTLGVQHHKRTFMKHMDE; translated from the coding sequence ATGCTTATCGCTGCTATGGGCCCTAAGATTCCCGTCCCTGCTTATGGGGTTGGTACAGCTTTGtttaagaaagaaaagggaGAAATCAATCGAACCATTGTAGATTCGGTAAAGAATGCACTTGCTGCTGGTTTCATTCATATCGACTGCGCGGAAGTATATGGCAACGAAGAGGAAGTTGGGGTGGCTTTGAAGGAAGCTAATGTTCCAAGAAGCAAACTCTTTATTACTTCCAAGGTTATGCATAATGTCGATAACATTCCTGAAGCCCTCAACGAATCTTTACGTAAGCTTGGTACTGACTATTTGGACCTGTACCTTTTGCATAGTCCTATTCCTTTctatgaaaagaaaataccCATTTCTGAAGGTTGGAAAGCAATGGAAACGGCTTTGGGAACCGGTCTTGTCCACTCAGTTGGTGTTTCTAACTTTCGTATTCCCGACTTAGAGGAGCTGTTGAAAACTTCAACTATTACTCCTCGTGTCAACCAAATCGAATTTCACCCTCAAGTATACAAGGCCGCGAAGCCTCTTGTAGAATTTTGCCAGAGTAAAGGAATTATCGTTGAGGGTTATGGCCCTCTTTCTCCCTTGGTTCGTGATGCGCAAGGTCCTGTTGCTGAATTCACTAAATCATTGGAGAGCAAGTACCATGTTTCTGATACTCAAATTCTTCTCAAGTGGGCCTATTCTAAAGGCGTTATACCTATCACTACTACCTCAAAAATTGAGCGTATGAAGGAGTGCTTGAATTTTGATTCTTTCACTCTAGACAAGGCTGACATTGACGAACTTGGTACCTTAGGTGTTCAACATCACAAGCGTACATTTATGAAGCACATGGATGAGTAA
- the rsd1 gene encoding RNA-binding protein Rsd1, protein MQLDAEALAEAPFRKQEVPQNQENQQKASSSFHESSLTSSTHSHPSNPPPPPTRLHDRSFKPVSKNYESEGRLTPPPVSMGYRYARSSKQSFQREDSGYNDDVVTNSSSHRTPRHHRRSYSPRSDYGSRSPSPHSSVDSHQSRSPVRSRDRDRSSRSSRSRHPSSRSRHRYDDYSRSPPYSSRHSRSRRRYEERSSRSSRAHDYDYEDLRDDDRSHERKRSRSRPRERSSKLSEEERDRRTVFVSQLANRLTSRELYDFFEQAGPVRDAQIVRDKISGRSKGVAYVEFCHEDSVQAAIALSGKRLLGLPVIVQLTEAEKNRKAREAAELARAASAEIPFHRLCVSNIHFNLTDEDVKAIFEPFGDIEFVHLQRDDQNRSKGFGYIQYRNPISARNALEKMNGFDLAGRNMRVCLGNDKFTTETTSSMLKRFDETLARQERSQPSQRNGGSSTYESQDYREAAPLSPTEEESRPITRDELMKKLARSEDISDNSKLVSEPEPPIRSRCALLENMFNPAEETSPNWVQELEQDVKEECDEKYGKVVHIAVVPNELGQIFVKFENADFAEKAITGLHQRWFGGRTIKASILPETDYYFKFPNAKTA, encoded by the exons ATGCAGCTGGACGCGGAAGCCTTGGCTGAGGCTCCTTTTCGTAAGCAAGAAGTG CCGCAAAATCAAGAAAATCAGCAAAAGgcatcttcttcttttcatgAATCCTCACTCACCTCTTCCACTCATAGTCATCCCTCTAACCCTCCTCCACCGCCTACACGGTTGCATGATCGCTCTTTCAAACCCGTGTCTAAAAATTACGAAAGTGAAGGTCGTCTAACTCCTCCTCCCGTTTCAATGGGTTATCGGTACGCCAGATCTTCCAAACAATCTTTTCAACGAGAGGATAGCGGTTATAACGATGATGTAGTTACAAATTCCTCAAGTCATCGCACCCCAAGACACCATAGGAGATCATATAGTCCAAGGTCCGATTATGGTAGTCGCTCTCCCTCTCCTCACTCTTCTGTAGATTCTCATCAAAGTAGATCACCCGTTCGTTCTCGCGATCGCGATCGCAGTTCAAGGTCAAGTCGAAGCCGCCATCCCTCAAGTCGTAGTCGCCATCGATACGATGATTATTCACGCAGCCCTCCTTACTCTTCGCGGCATAGTCGTAGTCGTCGCCGCTATGAAGAACGCTCCTCTCGTTCTTCTAGAGCCCATGATTATGATTATGAGGACTTGAGGGATGATGACCGTTCACATGAGCGTAAGAGAAGTCGTTCCCGTCCTCGTGAACGCTCCTCTAAACTTTCAGAGGAAGAGCGTGATCGCCGTACTGTGTTCGTTTCTCAACTCGCAAATCGTTTGACTTCTAGGGAATTATATGATTTTTTCGAACAAGCTGGTCCTGTTCGCGATGCTCAAATTGTTCGAGACAAGATTAGCGGACGATCGAAAGG TGTTGCATATGTGGAGTTCTGTCACGAGGATTCTGTACAGGCGGCTATTGCGCTTTCTGGTAAGCGATTGTTGGGTCTTCCTGTCATTGTACAACTTACAGAGgctgaaaaaaatagaaaagctCGTGAAGCTGCTGA ATTGGCACGAGCCGCTAGCGCTGAAATTCCATTTCACAGATTGTGTGTCTCAAACATTCACTTCAACCTTACTGATGAAGATGTTAAGGCAATTTTCGAACCTTTTGGCGACATAGAATTTGTACACCTTCAGCGTGATGATCAAAACCGAAGCAAGGGTTTTGGTTATATACA atatCGAAATCCTATAAGTGCGAGAAATGCTTTGGAGAAAATGAATGGCTTTGATTTAGCCGGAAGAAATATGAGGGTTTGTTTGGGCAATGATAAATTTACTACAGAAACAACTAGTTCCATGCTGAAGCGCTTTGACGAAACGTTGGCTCGCCAAGAACGTAGTCAACCTTCTCAACGTAATGGCGGTTCATCAACCTACGAATCACAAGACTATCGAGAAGCAGCTCCTTTATCTCCTactgaagaagaaagcCGTCCCATTACAAGAGATGAGCTAATGAAAAAGTTAGCACGCTCTGAAGACATTTCAGACAACAG TAAACTGGTATCTGAACCAGAGCCTCCAATTCGTAGTAGATGTGCATTATTAGAAAACATGTTTAATCCTGCTGA GGAAACATCACCTAATTGGGTGCAAGAATTGGAGCAGGACGTCAAAGAAGAGTGTGATGAAAAGTACGGCAAAGTAGTTCACATTGCTGTTGTACCGAATGAATTGGGGCAgatatttgtaaaatttgaaaatgccGATTTTGCTGAAAAGGCAATCACTGGACTCCATCAACGTTGGTTCGGAGGGCGTACAATAAAGGCATCCATTTTACCGGAAACGGATTACTACTTCAAATTCCCTAATGCCAAAACTGCTTAA